In Fretibacterium sp. OH1220_COT-178, one genomic interval encodes:
- a CDS encoding HlyD family type I secretion periplasmic adaptor subunit, whose translation MFQPVDKKGFERIGDLVEGMERCGRKATGNLAARLSAPGSSGTPDNWTVDSAWAFEEQNPAKGRGLIYAIAATLIALLVWAGVAPIDEVVSGTGKAVAPSGTQPVQSVDGGVVEAILVKEAERVEKGTVLLRLDPVRVGSMLGQQQVKLLTLRVRAARLEALSSGTPFAVSEDLIQAIPDIVASERKLYETSRQEIASRMSVIRDQNRQRQQELADASARYSHANHSYSLAAQELDITRPLLASGAVPKLEVMRLEKAAAQARADRSQASAQISRIKASIQEGEGQLKELEFRSQAQWRNQLSETLGEMEGLAEGNRALSDRIVHSEVRSPIAGTVKRLSVNSTGAVIMPGGLVAEIVPDEQTLFVEAQLSPKDRAFIRPGQEAVVKFTAYEYAVYGGIDGTIDSITPDTITDERGNTYYRGRVRIGKSDFGKDLPILPGMVAQVDIKTGRRTILSYLLRPLLRAKSSALRER comes from the coding sequence GTGTTCCAACCCGTGGACAAGAAGGGATTCGAGCGTATCGGAGATCTGGTTGAGGGCATGGAGCGCTGCGGCAGGAAGGCCACGGGGAACCTCGCCGCCCGTCTTTCCGCCCCCGGCTCCTCCGGGACCCCCGACAACTGGACGGTCGACAGCGCGTGGGCCTTCGAGGAACAGAACCCCGCGAAGGGCCGCGGGCTGATCTACGCCATAGCGGCGACCCTGATCGCCCTCCTGGTCTGGGCCGGGGTGGCCCCCATCGACGAGGTCGTGAGCGGCACCGGGAAGGCCGTGGCCCCTTCGGGGACCCAGCCCGTGCAGTCCGTGGACGGCGGGGTGGTCGAGGCCATTCTGGTGAAGGAGGCCGAGCGGGTGGAGAAGGGCACGGTTCTGCTGCGCCTGGACCCCGTGCGGGTCGGTTCGATGCTCGGCCAGCAGCAGGTCAAGCTGCTGACCCTTCGGGTCAGGGCCGCCCGGCTGGAGGCCCTGAGCTCGGGGACCCCGTTTGCGGTCTCCGAGGACCTGATCCAGGCGATCCCCGATATCGTGGCGAGCGAGCGCAAGCTCTACGAGACGAGCCGTCAGGAGATCGCCTCCCGGATGAGCGTCATCCGGGACCAGAACCGCCAGCGCCAGCAGGAGCTGGCGGACGCCAGCGCACGGTACTCCCACGCCAACCACTCCTACAGCCTGGCGGCGCAGGAACTGGACATAACGCGGCCCCTTCTCGCGAGCGGCGCCGTCCCCAAGCTGGAGGTCATGCGCCTCGAGAAGGCCGCGGCCCAGGCCCGGGCGGACCGGAGCCAGGCAAGCGCCCAGATCTCCCGCATCAAGGCCTCCATCCAGGAGGGGGAGGGGCAGCTCAAGGAGCTGGAATTTCGTTCTCAGGCGCAGTGGAGGAACCAGCTCAGCGAAACGCTGGGCGAGATGGAGGGGCTGGCCGAGGGCAACAGGGCCCTTTCGGACCGCATCGTCCACTCCGAGGTCCGGTCCCCCATAGCGGGCACGGTGAAGCGTCTGTCCGTCAACTCGACGGGGGCCGTCATCATGCCCGGCGGATTGGTCGCGGAGATCGTCCCGGACGAGCAGACCCTGTTCGTCGAGGCCCAGCTCTCCCCCAAGGACCGGGCGTTCATCCGGCCCGGCCAGGAGGCGGTGGTGAAGTTCACGGCCTACGAGTACGCCGTCTACGGGGGCATCGACGGAACGATCGACTCGATCACTCCGGACACCATCACGGACGAGAGGGGAAACACCTACTACCGGGGCCGCGTGCGGATCGGCAAGAGCGACTTCGGCAAGGACCTTCCCATCCTCCCGGGCATGGTCGCCCAGGTGGACATCAAGACGGGCAGGAGGACGATCCTGAGCTATCTGCTCCGGCCGCTTCTTCGCGCCAAATCCAGCGCCCTCAGGGAGAGGTAA
- a CDS encoding VCBS domain-containing protein has product MAQTILAVKVLRVEGEAFVRRPNGSLVPIREGDVLHKGDVLVTRGGSVYFEGPEGDVFGIPPYRSFSIQPENLAPQPEEDIDAGAPRASASTALPTPEEDVESSPSHNMGGFGSFRAPRVDYLQDMRFFDQGNLGRDVNEIFRFSDRHTENPRIAYEFDLDRVKFPLYGVEIDYPQAGRPDSYLPNHPRDQFTDVPPVKPLPPAPGPQPGPQPGPQPGPQPGPQPGPQPAPGPQPGPEPQPGPQPGPQPDPGTPGGPGGPTPPPPPPGLNTPPTAQPDVNTVVRGGPDAPGHDDGSNATTIVAGNVIPNDNDPDGDTLTVVGVVPGTQPSASGGVGGGVGGAYGSIKINPDGTYTYTLDNTNPAVQALTGTDRLTDTFTYTVSDGKGGTATTTVTITIGATANTPPTADPDTNTVPEDGPAATGNVIPNDSDPDGDTLTVVGVVPGNQPSATGNVGSNVPGEYGTIVINPDGSYTYTPDPNNPDVQGLGGGETLTDTFTYTISDGHGGTDTTTVTITINGANDAPVARPDVNLAVRGADDASGHDDGNPNTSVVAGNVIPNDTDPEGDPLTVVGVAAGTPGTPPTGDVGVGTGVPGTYGTIVVNPDGTYTYALDNTNPAVQGLTGTNTLTDTFTYTISDGKGGTATTTVTITIGATANTPPTAVPDTNTATEDGPAVTGNVIVPQSPGDRADSDPENDPLTVVGVAKGDTGTATGNVGTNVPGDYGTIKINPDGSYTYTPDNSNPDVQKLGEGDTLTDTFTYTISDGKGGTATTTVTITINGTNDAPEAQPDVNTVTKNAADQPGYEDGSAATTVVAGNVIPNDSDPEGNPLSVVGVVAGNQPSASGNVGGGVSGDYGTIVINPDGTYTYKLDNTNPDVQSLAGGNTLTDTFTYTISDGKGGTATTTVTITINGADTEFGVTPDANTVTEDSKPVAADNVLRNDSTPVGDDLTVVGLAKGDTGTDLDAPATIGSNIAGDHGTIKIDRYGNYTYTLDNGKPEVQALAVGETLTEKFTYTVVDPSGAMKHTTLTITINGTNDVPDITVDAGDSDRANLTETNAPLTADGTLSLEDVDTHDVVAVAKTGVSVNTGESTYTGPLPAGLTEAELLKMFTVAGGLDGTQSSVPNVIRWSFNSGDADLPAEVEAFKFLPKDQTLVLDYTVKATDPHNASDTQVVKIVITGINDTGTLGGNIVRNTNEDTNITSGNVLTDGAGFVQDPDQGESLAVRDFTIDGMAGTHAVGTPVNVTNAANEVIGTLTIQSDGAYTFEPKTNYSGPVPQVTFTANIHGVGTDTRTLDITVNPVSDAPGLTASSKDVLEDNTVALGLKAPTITDRTDLTGGADNHDNPERLGVITLSAIPAGAKIFNGADELVPAGGVLKIVLTDDPNDHVAGAGATPGVVAMTKAQYEALTITPPAHRHEDIDIKVSVTEYEVDDAGNVLPGVPGATSTTTAHVEVKAVTDDVSLTVTNPDLGQQNEDGLINVTDRLTAQFDDLDGSEDRWLVLEAPAGGGVRVRIGGVDYVAAAGEQVKIPVPSLSTGTALPAIELGAAGNVSGNLDGIKLKLVAQDRDGDSTLNPGGTTQDPHHGLAGVTEAEDRAESKVAEVTLNLKVAPIAGDVAPNASAQMVEDAGRTAETSGAKFLANIALTDNDGSETITGITIDAIPAGWVLKDHNGQTVNAGHTVDMAQYKNYTAVAPNHSSKDEVVRVTVTTTDTAPGFGPATGTQAVDVTIKVTPRAEALKKVGDSWVTQDLDGDGTSDLTMGGGKIYTTRALEDTPFTINQDGFVFSQGWANQDADEQTFARLTPQIWDAKAGKFVDAVGAKFTWDGGSGTYRGSGVNIPMDKLDSVKFEAPKNAAGAFQIKVQAYTKDFDADAPGDNSQANTQLSGEAWLKNLIVAPKADDVTFASAQVKGFEDSNIDLKGKINPISPDPDETFNITIRNVPAGAVLTYKGAVLTAQPDGSYKIDGFDKNADFSVKPPLNDNTNFTLQVSAVSVDTVTVPKLDGSGNPIPGQTETITSTNPVATTLDLLVEVKGVADPATLVTAPLATTEGTAEANDGKIALKNAFQTIAPKDADGSETVSLVISGLAEQFDMAGAKFLGGSGEGRRWLVTKEALDDESASVVVKKNYSGTINLKATAVTVENDGNANPNAAEKNVQIEVAATPEAKMNLEASGKEDAPAKLDFTIQPQNDDADETLEAVWIKAADVDSQNITLTLGAAGAALAADADGWYKIQKADLENVFAKGPANKDGDFSFGVKYTVGDAPADGTLGMETQQFDGSYTLKLAPVTDATDSDVTAISQGVGTMTLNGTAGLKITDVADAGPNKGQATFSVDIKVDQQPDPNAGNTADTDGSEQLAYFVVDNVPYGVSIKGGTLVGKGTPEAGDLSGDFPVNRWVVEVPEGTGAFTGGTFSKTLEFTLDNNSGSFDNAFRSYTMRATAFSKDGKAIELAESDAEWKLETAILNQGDVNYEPPTLTAQKLSPTATEDLEIALKELLKVEITNIGNDPAASYVISLKGLDPRIEVEGMTKTTIDGETVWTASAPGDTTVPATQNGMDHLLDSIKLKLPEHWNDNKAGDGLDIQFDASVRGYTVASNPNRPDTYASADVTDIRPAGVTPVTDEATMTLDAPVVDEGAAGGVPITIDLTNEADGASATIVGGKMYVQIQEPAHGTGGTLEYQGTAIAQTNVNGVPGVDNGRYYVVEGVNVGGDQGSGTVSLTYRPAAHASGDFKVTAHVVSQETGAANTVASTVEQTVHVNAVNSGYDLTVGNAAGQEDTRIQIQVGGTGLVDADGSEQVVSATLTNVPDDYKVFVGADAGSAQEAKNVGGGTWALTLTPDGKLPGYIAVQAPQNISETAAAVKLTVYSGEKGQTTVKANEAVFDVKVEAVADGLTINPTQTFGKAGESIPIHLNATVRDTDGSETVTVALKGLGAGVTFNNGSASYDVHTDTYTVSGIAYNKVPELAFTRNAPMSGTVNVTAKTVETSNGDTSAAVSSSFQVDIKPGTAPSGITGRSAFFSALPEGAEGMEPILDADGNPIDPTLDPAAAALGASLLGEANNLPEGTDAEAEAAIDEAAALLPVGADATNTDIPDLPDTADSGTSEPAEGTALPDLADGAADTSAAVGEPAGTADLPAPDPIDPVDTGTEAGVPADNLPDLDDAPLADAADAVSEPGPDLDDVPSVDAAEVAPAETAGEDAPDLGNAPAEDALDLNGVADMGSDAADEGAPELGGLTADDVLDLGGGDLPLPGEDAPEAIPEVESAPEFYAPPVPDAAVTIAQEMDDAIQP; this is encoded by the coding sequence ATGGCACAGACGATTTTGGCAGTGAAAGTACTGAGGGTGGAGGGCGAGGCGTTCGTCCGCCGGCCGAACGGCTCGCTGGTCCCCATCAGGGAGGGGGACGTCCTTCACAAGGGCGACGTCCTGGTCACCCGGGGCGGAAGCGTCTATTTCGAGGGGCCCGAGGGCGACGTCTTCGGGATCCCGCCGTACCGGTCGTTCTCCATCCAGCCGGAGAACCTGGCTCCCCAGCCCGAGGAGGACATAGATGCGGGGGCCCCGCGCGCATCGGCGAGCACCGCGCTGCCGACGCCCGAGGAGGACGTGGAGTCCTCCCCGTCCCACAACATGGGCGGTTTCGGGTCGTTCCGCGCGCCCCGCGTGGACTACCTGCAGGACATGCGTTTCTTCGACCAGGGGAACCTGGGCCGCGACGTCAACGAAATCTTCCGGTTCTCGGACCGGCACACCGAGAACCCGCGCATCGCGTACGAGTTCGACCTGGACCGCGTCAAGTTCCCGCTCTACGGGGTGGAGATCGACTACCCCCAGGCCGGGCGTCCGGACAGCTACCTGCCGAACCATCCCCGCGACCAGTTCACCGACGTCCCCCCGGTGAAGCCGCTGCCGCCTGCGCCCGGGCCGCAGCCCGGCCCTCAACCGGGACCTCAGCCTGGGCCCCAACCCGGCCCTCAGCCGGGACCGCAGCCCGCCCCCGGTCCCCAGCCGGGACCCGAACCGCAGCCCGGTCCTCAGCCCGGGCCACAGCCCGACCCCGGTACCCCCGGAGGCCCCGGCGGGCCGACCCCGCCCCCGCCTCCGCCCGGCCTCAACACGCCCCCCACGGCGCAGCCCGACGTCAACACGGTCGTGCGCGGCGGGCCCGACGCGCCGGGACATGACGACGGCAGCAACGCAACGACGATCGTGGCGGGCAACGTGATCCCCAACGACAACGACCCGGACGGCGATACGCTGACGGTGGTCGGCGTCGTCCCCGGCACCCAGCCCTCGGCCAGCGGCGGCGTGGGCGGCGGTGTGGGAGGCGCCTACGGCAGCATCAAGATCAACCCCGATGGAACCTACACCTACACGCTGGACAACACCAACCCGGCCGTGCAGGCCCTGACCGGAACGGACCGTCTGACGGACACCTTCACCTACACGGTCTCGGACGGGAAGGGCGGCACCGCCACCACCACCGTCACCATCACCATCGGCGCCACGGCGAACACCCCGCCCACGGCGGACCCCGACACCAACACGGTGCCGGAGGACGGGCCCGCGGCCACGGGCAACGTCATCCCGAACGACAGCGACCCGGACGGCGACACCCTGACGGTGGTGGGCGTCGTCCCGGGCAACCAGCCCTCGGCCACCGGCAACGTGGGGTCGAACGTGCCGGGCGAGTACGGCACCATCGTCATCAATCCCGACGGCAGCTACACCTACACACCGGACCCGAACAACCCGGACGTGCAGGGCCTGGGCGGCGGCGAAACCCTCACCGACACCTTCACCTACACCATCTCGGACGGACACGGCGGCACCGACACCACCACCGTCACCATCACCATCAACGGCGCCAACGACGCGCCCGTGGCGCGGCCCGACGTCAACCTGGCGGTGCGGGGCGCGGACGACGCGTCGGGCCACGACGACGGCAACCCGAACACGTCCGTCGTGGCCGGCAACGTGATCCCCAACGACACCGACCCGGAGGGCGACCCGCTGACGGTCGTCGGCGTCGCCGCAGGCACCCCGGGGACGCCGCCCACGGGCGACGTCGGCGTCGGCACAGGGGTGCCGGGCACCTACGGCACCATCGTCGTCAACCCCGACGGCACTTACACCTACGCGCTGGACAACACCAACCCGGCCGTGCAGGGGCTGACCGGCACGAACACCCTGACCGACACCTTCACCTACACCATCTCGGACGGGAAGGGCGGCACCGCCACCACCACCGTCACCATCACCATCGGCGCCACGGCGAACACCCCGCCCACGGCGGTCCCCGACACCAACACGGCGACGGAGGACGGGCCCGCGGTGACGGGCAACGTCATCGTGCCCCAGAGCCCGGGGGATCGGGCCGACAGCGACCCGGAGAACGACCCGCTGACGGTCGTCGGCGTGGCCAAGGGCGACACGGGCACGGCCACCGGCAACGTGGGGACGAACGTGCCGGGCGACTACGGTACCATTAAGATCAACCCGGACGGCAGCTACACCTACACGCCGGACAACAGCAACCCGGACGTGCAGAAGCTGGGTGAGGGCGACACCCTCACCGACACCTTCACCTACACGATCTCGGACGGGAAGGGCGGCACCGCCACCACCACCGTCACCATCACCATCAACGGCACCAACGATGCGCCCGAGGCTCAGCCCGACGTCAACACGGTGACGAAGAACGCCGCGGACCAGCCCGGCTACGAGGACGGTAGCGCCGCGACCACGGTCGTGGCCGGCAACGTGATCCCCAACGACAGCGACCCGGAGGGCAATCCCCTCAGCGTTGTCGGCGTCGTCGCGGGGAACCAGCCCTCGGCCAGCGGCAACGTCGGCGGCGGGGTGTCCGGCGACTACGGCACCATCGTCATCAACCCCGACGGAACCTATACCTACAAGCTGGACAACACCAATCCGGACGTGCAGAGCCTGGCCGGCGGCAACACCCTCACCGACACCTTCACCTACACGATCTCGGACGGCAAGGGCGGCACCGCCACCACCACCGTCACCATCACCATCAACGGCGCCGACACCGAGTTCGGCGTCACCCCCGACGCCAACACCGTCACCGAGGACAGCAAACCGGTCGCCGCCGACAACGTGCTGCGGAACGACAGCACGCCGGTCGGGGACGACCTCACCGTCGTCGGCCTGGCCAAGGGCGACACCGGCACCGACCTTGATGCCCCCGCCACGATCGGAAGCAACATCGCCGGGGACCACGGCACCATAAAGATCGACCGATACGGCAACTACACCTACACGCTGGACAACGGCAAGCCCGAGGTCCAGGCCCTGGCCGTCGGGGAGACCCTGACGGAAAAATTTACCTACACGGTCGTCGACCCAAGCGGAGCAATGAAGCACACTACGCTGACCATCACCATCAACGGGACGAACGACGTGCCGGACATCACGGTCGACGCCGGGGACAGCGACCGGGCAAACCTGACGGAGACCAACGCCCCTTTGACCGCGGACGGCACCCTTTCGCTGGAGGACGTGGACACCCACGACGTCGTGGCGGTGGCCAAGACGGGCGTATCGGTCAACACGGGCGAGAGCACCTACACGGGCCCGCTGCCCGCCGGGCTCACCGAGGCGGAGCTCCTGAAGATGTTCACCGTCGCCGGCGGCCTGGACGGCACCCAAAGCAGCGTGCCTAACGTGATCCGGTGGAGCTTCAACTCGGGCGACGCGGACCTTCCGGCGGAGGTCGAGGCCTTCAAGTTCCTGCCCAAAGATCAGACGCTGGTGCTCGACTACACCGTGAAGGCCACGGACCCCCACAACGCCTCGGACACGCAGGTGGTCAAGATCGTCATCACGGGCATCAACGACACCGGTACTCTGGGCGGCAACATCGTCAGAAATACCAACGAGGACACGAACATAACGAGCGGAAACGTCCTCACCGACGGCGCCGGATTCGTTCAGGACCCGGACCAAGGCGAGTCGCTGGCGGTCCGGGACTTCACGATCGACGGCATGGCGGGGACGCATGCCGTGGGGACCCCCGTCAACGTCACCAACGCGGCGAACGAGGTCATCGGCACGCTGACCATCCAGTCCGACGGTGCCTACACCTTCGAGCCGAAGACCAATTACAGCGGCCCCGTACCGCAGGTCACGTTCACGGCAAACATCCACGGCGTCGGTACCGACACGCGCACGCTGGACATCACCGTCAACCCCGTGTCCGACGCACCGGGGCTCACGGCCTCGTCGAAGGACGTGCTGGAGGACAATACCGTGGCGCTGGGGCTGAAGGCTCCGACCATCACGGACAGGACGGACCTGACGGGCGGCGCGGACAACCACGACAACCCCGAGCGCCTGGGCGTCATCACGCTCTCCGCCATCCCCGCGGGCGCGAAGATCTTCAACGGCGCGGACGAACTGGTCCCGGCAGGCGGCGTCCTCAAGATCGTCCTCACCGACGACCCGAACGATCACGTCGCCGGCGCCGGCGCGACGCCCGGGGTCGTGGCCATGACCAAGGCCCAGTACGAGGCCCTGACGATCACCCCACCCGCGCACCGGCACGAGGACATCGACATCAAGGTCTCGGTGACCGAGTACGAGGTGGACGACGCCGGAAACGTGCTTCCAGGCGTGCCCGGCGCGACCAGTACGACGACCGCCCACGTCGAGGTCAAGGCCGTGACGGACGACGTGTCCCTGACGGTCACCAACCCGGACCTGGGCCAGCAGAACGAGGACGGACTGATCAACGTTACTGATCGCCTGACCGCCCAGTTCGACGATCTGGACGGCAGCGAGGACCGCTGGCTGGTCCTCGAGGCTCCGGCGGGCGGCGGCGTCCGGGTCCGCATCGGCGGTGTGGACTACGTTGCGGCAGCCGGGGAGCAGGTCAAGATCCCCGTCCCGTCGCTCAGCACCGGCACGGCGCTTCCGGCCATCGAGCTCGGCGCGGCCGGAAACGTCAGCGGCAACCTGGACGGGATCAAGCTGAAGCTCGTGGCGCAGGACCGGGACGGCGACTCGACCCTGAACCCCGGGGGGACCACGCAGGATCCCCATCACGGCTTGGCGGGCGTCACGGAGGCGGAGGACCGGGCCGAGTCCAAGGTGGCCGAGGTCACGCTGAACCTGAAGGTGGCGCCCATTGCGGGCGACGTTGCCCCCAACGCATCGGCCCAAATGGTCGAGGACGCGGGGCGCACCGCAGAGACGAGCGGCGCGAAGTTCCTGGCGAACATCGCCCTGACGGACAACGACGGCAGCGAGACGATCACCGGCATCACGATCGACGCGATCCCCGCGGGCTGGGTGCTCAAGGACCACAACGGCCAGACCGTCAATGCGGGGCATACGGTCGATATGGCCCAATACAAAAACTACACCGCAGTGGCCCCGAACCACTCCAGCAAGGACGAGGTCGTCCGGGTCACCGTCACGACCACGGACACGGCCCCCGGATTCGGCCCGGCCACCGGCACCCAGGCCGTGGACGTCACGATCAAGGTCACGCCCAGAGCGGAGGCCCTGAAGAAGGTCGGAGACAGCTGGGTGACGCAGGACCTCGACGGGGACGGCACCTCCGATCTGACGATGGGCGGCGGCAAGATCTACACGACCCGGGCCCTGGAGGACACGCCCTTCACCATCAACCAGGACGGATTCGTCTTCAGCCAGGGCTGGGCCAACCAGGACGCCGACGAACAGACCTTCGCCCGGCTGACCCCGCAGATCTGGGACGCCAAGGCGGGCAAGTTCGTCGATGCGGTCGGGGCCAAGTTCACGTGGGACGGCGGGTCGGGGACCTACCGCGGCTCGGGCGTGAACATCCCGATGGACAAGCTCGACTCGGTCAAGTTCGAGGCGCCGAAGAACGCGGCCGGTGCCTTCCAGATCAAGGTTCAGGCCTATACGAAGGACTTCGACGCGGATGCCCCCGGGGACAACAGCCAGGCCAATACTCAGCTGTCCGGCGAGGCGTGGCTGAAGAACCTGATCGTCGCTCCCAAGGCGGACGACGTAACCTTCGCGTCCGCCCAGGTGAAGGGCTTCGAGGACTCGAACATCGACCTGAAGGGGAAGATCAACCCCATCAGCCCGGACCCGGACGAGACCTTCAACATCACGATCCGGAACGTCCCGGCGGGCGCCGTGCTGACCTACAAGGGGGCCGTCCTGACGGCCCAGCCCGACGGCTCGTACAAGATCGACGGCTTCGACAAGAACGCGGATTTCTCGGTCAAGCCGCCGCTCAACGACAACACGAATTTCACCCTGCAGGTCAGCGCGGTGAGCGTGGACACGGTCACGGTCCCGAAGCTGGACGGTTCGGGCAACCCCATCCCCGGCCAGACCGAGACAATTACCAGCACAAACCCTGTCGCCACGACGCTCGACCTTCTTGTCGAGGTCAAGGGCGTGGCCGACCCCGCGACGCTCGTCACCGCGCCTCTGGCGACGACGGAGGGGACCGCCGAGGCCAACGACGGCAAGATCGCCCTCAAGAACGCCTTCCAGACGATCGCCCCGAAGGATGCGGACGGGTCGGAGACCGTGTCCCTGGTCATCTCCGGCCTCGCGGAGCAGTTCGACATGGCCGGCGCCAAATTCCTGGGCGGCTCGGGAGAGGGGCGCAGGTGGCTGGTCACCAAGGAAGCCCTCGACGACGAGAGCGCGTCCGTGGTAGTGAAGAAAAACTACAGCGGGACGATCAACCTGAAGGCGACGGCCGTCACCGTGGAGAACGACGGCAACGCCAACCCCAACGCCGCCGAGAAAAACGTCCAAATCGAGGTGGCCGCGACCCCGGAGGCGAAGATGAACCTCGAGGCCTCCGGGAAGGAGGACGCTCCGGCGAAGCTCGACTTCACCATCCAGCCCCAGAACGACGACGCGGACGAGACGCTCGAGGCCGTCTGGATCAAGGCTGCGGACGTCGACAGCCAGAACATCACCCTGACGCTGGGCGCGGCCGGGGCCGCTCTCGCGGCGGACGCCGACGGCTGGTACAAGATCCAGAAGGCCGACCTGGAGAACGTCTTCGCCAAGGGCCCGGCGAATAAGGACGGCGACTTCAGCTTCGGCGTCAAATATACGGTGGGCGACGCCCCGGCGGACGGGACCCTGGGCATGGAGACCCAGCAGTTCGACGGCAGCTACACCCTGAAGCTGGCCCCCGTGACGGACGCGACCGATTCGGACGTGACCGCCATCAGTCAGGGAGTCGGGACGATGACGCTCAATGGCACGGCGGGGCTCAAGATCACCGACGTCGCCGACGCGGGCCCCAACAAGGGGCAGGCGACCTTTTCGGTCGACATCAAGGTGGACCAGCAGCCGGACCCGAATGCCGGGAACACGGCGGACACGGACGGCAGCGAGCAGCTGGCCTACTTCGTCGTGGACAACGTGCCCTACGGCGTCAGCATCAAGGGCGGCACCCTGGTGGGGAAGGGCACGCCGGAGGCGGGGGACCTCAGCGGGGACTTCCCGGTCAACCGCTGGGTGGTCGAGGTCCCGGAGGGGACGGGCGCCTTTACGGGCGGAACCTTCTCCAAGACCTTGGAGTTCACGCTCGACAACAACAGCGGCAGCTTCGACAACGCGTTCCGAAGCTACACGATGCGGGCCACGGCCTTCAGCAAGGACGGAAAGGCCATCGAGCTCGCGGAGTCCGACGCGGAATGGAAGCTGGAGACGGCCATCCTCAACCAGGGGGACGTGAACTACGAGCCCCCGACCCTGACGGCCCAAAAACTGAGCCCCACGGCGACGGAGGACCTGGAGATCGCCCTGAAGGAGCTGCTGAAGGTCGAAATCACCAACATCGGCAACGACCCCGCCGCGAGCTACGTCATCTCCCTCAAGGGCTTGGACCCCCGGATCGAGGTGGAGGGGATGACCAAGACCACGATCGACGGCGAAACGGTCTGGACGGCATCCGCTCCGGGGGACACTACCGTGCCCGCCACGCAAAACGGAATGGATCACCTGCTGGACAGCATCAAGCTGAAGCTGCCCGAACACTGGAACGACAACAAGGCCGGCGACGGCCTCGACATCCAGTTCGACGCGTCCGTCAGGGGCTACACCGTGGCCAGCAATCCGAATAGGCCGGATACCTACGCTTCGGCCGACGTGACGGACATCAGGCCGGCGGGGGTCACCCCCGTGACGGACGAAGCGACGATGACGCTCGACGCCCCGGTCGTGGACGAGGGGGCCGCGGGAGGCGTGCCCATCACCATCGATCTGACCAACGAGGCCGACGGCGCCAGCGCGACGATCGTCGGCGGCAAGATGTACGTCCAGATCCAGGAGCCCGCCCACGGAACCGGGGGTACGCTGGAGTACCAGGGGACGGCGATCGCCCAGACGAACGTGAACGGCGTCCCGGGCGTGGACAACGGCCGGTACTACGTCGTGGAGGGCGTCAACGTCGGCGGCGACCAGGGCAGCGGCACCGTGTCGCTCACCTACAGGCCGGCGGCGCACGCCTCGGGCGACTTCAAGGTCACGGCCCACGTCGTCTCGCAGGAGACCGGCGCGGCGAATACCGTGGCAAGTACGGTCGAGCAGACCGTGCACGTCAACGCCGTCAACAGCGGCTACGACCTTACGGTGGGCAACGCTGCCGGTCAGGAGGACACGAGGATACAGATCCAGGTCGGCGGCACGGGCCTGGTGGATGCCGACGGGTCGGAGCAGGTCGTCTCGGCGACGCTGACCAACGTCCCGGACGACTACAAGGTCTTCGTCGGGGCCGATGCGGGGTCCGCTCAGGAGGCCAAGAACGTGGGCGGCGGCACCTGGGCCCTCACGCTGACCCCGGACGGCAAGCTGCCCGGCTACATCGCCGTCCAGGCGCCCCAGAACATCAGCGAGACCGCAGCGGCCGTCAAGCTGACGGTCTACTCCGGCGAGAAGGGGCAGACCACCGTCAAGGCCAACGAGGCCGTGTTCGACGTGAAGGTCGAAGCGGTGGCCGACGGCCTGACGATCAACCCCACCCAGACCTTCGGCAAGGCGGGCGAGAGCATCCCCATCCACCTGAACGCGACGGTGAGGGACACGGACGGCTCCGAGACCGTGACCGTGGCCCTGAAGGGCCTGGGAGCGGGGGTCACCTTCAACAACGGCTCCGCATCCTACGATGTGCACACCGACACCTACACGGTCTCGGGCATCGCCTACAATAAGGTTCCCGAGCTGGCCTTCACCAGGAACGCCCCCATGAGCGGAACGGTGAACGTCACGGCCAAGACCGTGGAGACCTCCAACGGCGACACGTCCGCCGCTGTCAGCAGCAGCTTCCAGGTGGACATCAAGCCGGGGACTGCGCCGTCGGGAATCACGGGGCGTTCGGCCTTCTTCTCCGCGCTCCCGGAGGGTGCGGAGGGGATGGAGCCGATCCTCGACGCGGACGGGAACCCGATCGACCCAACCCTGGACCCGGCGGCAGCGGCCCTTGGCGCCTCGCTGCTCGGGGAGGCCAACAACCTTCCGGAGGGGACCGATGCGGAGGCCGAGGCGGCGATCGACGAGGCCGCGGCGCTGCTTCCGGTGGGCGCCGACGCGACGAACACCGACATCCCGGACCTTCCGGACACGGCGGACTCCGGGACGAGCGAGCCGGCGGAGGGAACGGCCCTTCCGGACCTCGCGGACGGAGCGGCGGATACGTCAGCCGCGGTCGGGGAGCCTGCTGGAACGGCGGACCTTCCCGCCCCGGATCCCATCGACCCGGTCGACACGGGGACGGAGGCCGGTGTACCGGCGGACAACCTTCCGGACCTGGACGACGCACCGCTGGCGGACGCGGCCGACGCCGTGTCCGAGCCCGGGCCGGACTTGGACGATGTGCCGTCGGTGGACGCGGCCGAGGTGGCCCCTGCGGAAACGGCCGGCGAGGATGCGCCGGATCTGGGCAACGCCCCCGCAGAGGACGCGCTGGACCTGAATGGCGTCGCGGACATGGGGTCCGACGCGGCGGACGAAGGGGCTCCGGAGCTGGGCGGCCTGACGGCGGACGACGTTTTGGACCTGGGCGGCGGCGATCTGCCCCTGCCGGGCGAGGACGCGCCGGAGGCGATTCCCGAGGTGGAGAGCGCGCCGGAGTTCTACGCGCCCCCCGTCCCGGACGCCGCGGTGACGATCGCGCAGGAGATGGACGACGCCATCCAGCCGTAA